From Nicotiana tabacum cultivar K326 chromosome 20, ASM71507v2, whole genome shotgun sequence, one genomic window encodes:
- the LOC107826187 gene encoding uncharacterized protein LOC107826187 yields MAALAPGILLKLLNGMKSGVKPTSEHRSSLLQVTDIVPADLDEKNLWPKHGFFIKVSDSSHSIYVSLPYEQDDLVLSNKMQLGQFIYVDRLEPGSPVPVVKGAKPLPGRHPLVGTPEPLMGLREKGEKVEQKFKQNMSAPPRRGSWGIGQNGTEVVVASSPQVLKPVPIDFDQCTPIKERSSAVKISRVIPMSPVIRGKLTKDGGGGGGGASSTMVRSSVGGALLSKLIEANSPAMVRKSCATHSMMKFPRSRSVTDRNGEERIFKSPLNSATQEKKSTTPPPSLRSARMAASPTVGRDSQRLSNTKKSCQEQQQSKPIDSNQDNTSLTVNLPGKLSILGKEAVLQRENAQKIALQALRDASATENLVRSLKMFSNLSRAAKPEAPAGCFDQFLEFHEQLVQAVAEMVSIQAATASNEMSQTSNVEPENGTPILHEIVQNSLEESQDSESNASKRRAALYKSIAVFPPERNDQKSILGKHLRSTSKAIKGALSNNTNINENDENKKPASSSTSSSLSNTIKLGKQIESESGSWFMDFLEKSLEKGLKKAKGKVESDSSGKVPQSLLLKVINWVEVEQFDSNKRPIHPKAGHIARKLRIKVKNP; encoded by the exons atgGCAGCATTAGCACCAGGAATTTTGTTGAAACTTCTAAATGGAATGAAATCAGGTGTGAAGCCAACAAGTGAACACCGGAGTTCACTTTTACAGGTTACTGATATTGTCCCTGCAGATCTTGATGAGAAAAATCTATGGCCAAAGCATGGATTTTTCATCAAGGTTTCAGATTCTTCACATTCGATTTATGTAAGTCTTCCATATGAACAAGATGACTTGGTTTTAAGCAATAAAATGCAGTTAGGGCAATTCATTTATGTCGATAGATTAGAGCCCGGTTCGCCTGTTCCTGTCGTTAAAGGCGCGAAGCCTCTCCCTGGAAGACATCCTCTTGTAGGAACTCCAGAGCCATTAATGGGATTgagagaaaaaggagaaaaagttgAACAAAAATTTAAGCAAAATATGTCAGCTCCTCCAAGAAGGGGTTCTTGGGGAATAGGCCAAAATGGGACAGAAGTAGTTGTTGCTTCATCTCCTCAAGTTCTGAAGCCAGTTCCTATTGATTTCGATCAATGTACACCGATTAAGGAAAGGTCTAGTGCTGTCAAAATATCGCGAGTTATTCCAATGTCACCTGTTATTCGAGGGAAATTAACTAAAgacggaggaggaggaggaggaggcgcGAGTAGTACTATGGTAAGATCATCCGTTGGTGGCGCGTTGTTGTCTAAATTGATAGAGGCTAATAGTCCTGCTATGGTAAGGAAAAGTTGTGCTACACATAGCATGATGAAATTTCCTAGGAGCAGAAGTGTAACTGATCGCAATGGAGAAGAGAGAATTTTCAAGTCTCCTTTAAATTCAGCT ACACAGGAAAAGAAAAGTACAACTCCACCACCAAGTTTAAGGAGTGCAAGAATGGCAGCTTCTCCAACTGTAGGCAGAGATTCTCAGAGGCTTTCCAATACCAAAAAGTCTTGTCAAGAACAACAACAATCTAAGCCTATTGATTCAAACCAAGACAACACCAGTTTGACTGTTAATTTGCCTGGAAAACTTAGTATCTTGGGAAAG GAAGCTGTGCTGCAAAGAGAAAATGCACAGAAAATTGCTCTTCAAGCACTAAGGGATGCATCAGCCACAGAAAATCTTGTGCGGTCACTGAA GATGTTTTCAAACTTGAGCAGAGCTGCAAAACCGGAAGCGCCAGCAGGTTGTTTCgatcaatttcttgagtttcaTGAACAACTTGTGCAAGCTGTAGCAGAAATGGTATCTATTCAAGCAGCAACAGCTTCAAATGAAATGTCACAAACTTCAAATGTTGAACCAGAGAATGGCACCCCTATTTTACATGAAATAGTGCAGAATTCACTGGAAGAATCACAAGACAGCGAATCAAATGCATCAAAGAGGAGAGCTGCACTTTACAAATCCATTGCAGTGTTTCCTCCTGAAAGGAATGATCAAAAGTCAATTCTTGGGAAGCATTTGAGATCAACATCAAAGGCAATAAAAGGAGCATTATCCAATAATACAAACATAAATGAGAATGATGAGAACAAGAAACCGGCTTCTTCTTCCACAAGCAGCAGCCTTTCGAATACAATCAAATTGGGAAAGCAGATTGAGAGTGAAAGTGGAAGTTGGTTTATGGATTTTCTTGAAAAGTCCCTGGAGAAAGGGCTGAAAAAGGCTAAAGGAAAAGTAGAATCAGATTCTTCAGGCAAAGTCCCTCAATCACTCTTGCTTAAAGTGATTAATTGGGTAGAAGTGGAACAGTTTGATTCAAATAAACGTCCTATTCATCCTAAAGCAGGACATATAGCCAggaagttgaggatcaaagtGAAGAATCCTTGA